Sequence from the Blochmannia endosymbiont of Colobopsis nipponica genome:
GCTAATTTTTTTAGATTGTATTGAGGATTTATATAGCATTTACATACATGAGAATATATAGTAATCATTCAGTTTGGCAGTATATTTTATAATTTGTTATTATATATTCAGTAATAATTTTATTAAATCTTTATTGTTGGCTGTTTTTGCCATTACAATATCTTTCCACCCTAATCGTTTAGCTATATAAGCTAAACGATTACTTACTACTATTAATTTACAGCAGATTAACCAAGATTTTCTATGATTTTTTGGTAATAAGTAATATAGTTGTTTTAGCATTTCTCCACTAGTAACCACTAGTGTATTGATGCCCAGTTTTATCATTCGATTGCCTTGCTCTTCTCCATTGTAATTTATTTGTTTTCTATAATAACATTCACAGTATTCTACTTTTACTCCTCTTTTTTTAAGTACATTTCCAAGTTTTTTACGACCATTTTTACCTTGTAGTATTAATGCTCGTTTTCCATGTATGTTTGTTAATGTTGGTAAAAGTAATAAGTTTTCACTGCTTTCACCATTTTTAGGGAAGTTTACTGATAATCCTGTTAGTTTATTCATTAATAATCCACTAGATCTGCCGATCGAATAGTATTTTAATTTAGATGGCCAAAATAATCTTGAAATAGACAACCATTGATGAGCATAATTGATTGCATTTTGTGATATAATGAATACAAGATCTTCGTTAGAAAGGAGGT
This genomic interval carries:
- the hemD gene encoding uroporphyrinogen-III synthase; translated protein: MLITRPSPAGDNLVKQLINLGKEAWHLPLIHCYPSKELSLLIKKLNLLSNEDLVFIISQNAINYAHQWLSISRLFWPSKLKYYSIGRSSGLLMNKLTGLSVNFPKNGESSENLLLLPTLTNIHGKRALILQGKNGRKKLGNVLKKRGVKVEYCECYYRKQINYNGEEQGNRMIKLGINTLVVTSGEMLKQLYYLLPKNHRKSWLICCKLIVVSNRLAYIAKRLGWKDIVMAKTANNKDLIKLLLNI